Proteins encoded together in one Nocardioides marinisabuli window:
- a CDS encoding NADH-quinone oxidoreductase subunit J, which translates to MIAFWVLSPLIVLAALGVVLVRRAVHSALLLAVVMISLAVLYLTLDAPFLFAVQIIVYTGAILMLFLFVLMLVGVDAADSVVETIRGQRVLSILGGLVMGLLLVVVVAQISLGTVVGMGVANSGGNIEGLADLLFARYVLAFEATAALLITAALGAMLLAHRERLEPKEGQRAMATRRMQEYAATGRHLGPLPSPGVYARHNAVDTPALLPDGTPAEDSVSRVLSARGTVRSAPALADDIEEVQRTLDGVRGISGGSGSAADTSAGAGHNTENPETRPLGADRPEGDE; encoded by the coding sequence GTGATCGCCTTCTGGGTGCTCTCGCCCCTCATCGTCCTCGCCGCGCTCGGCGTGGTGCTGGTGCGCCGCGCGGTGCACTCGGCGCTGCTGCTGGCCGTGGTGATGATCAGCCTCGCGGTGCTCTACCTGACCCTCGACGCGCCGTTCCTCTTCGCGGTGCAGATCATCGTCTACACCGGCGCGATCCTGATGCTGTTCCTCTTCGTGCTGATGCTGGTCGGCGTCGACGCGGCCGACTCGGTCGTCGAGACGATCCGCGGCCAGCGGGTGCTCTCGATCCTCGGTGGGCTGGTCATGGGCCTGCTGCTGGTGGTGGTGGTCGCCCAGATCTCGCTCGGCACCGTGGTCGGGATGGGCGTGGCCAACTCCGGCGGCAACATCGAGGGCCTGGCCGACCTGCTGTTCGCGCGCTACGTGCTGGCCTTCGAGGCCACCGCCGCGCTGCTGATCACCGCCGCCCTCGGCGCGATGCTGCTCGCCCACCGCGAGCGCCTCGAGCCCAAGGAGGGCCAGCGCGCGATGGCGACGCGCCGCATGCAGGAGTACGCCGCCACCGGTCGCCACCTCGGGCCGCTGCCCTCGCCGGGCGTCTACGCCCGCCACAACGCGGTCGACACCCCGGCGCTGCTGCCCGACGGCACCCCGGCCGAGGACTCGGTCTCGCGGGTGCTCAGCGCCCGCGGCACGGTGCGCTCGGCGCCGGCGCTGGCCGACGACATCGAGGAGGTGCAGCGCACCCTCGACGGCGTCCGCGGCATCTCCGGCGGCTCCGGCAGCGCGGCCGACACCTCCGCCGGTGCCGGTCACAACACCGAGAACCCCGAGACCCGCCCGCTGGGCGCCGACCGCCCCGAGGGAGACGAGTGA
- the nuoI gene encoding NADH-quinone oxidoreductase subunit NuoI, with protein MAESPGAKSMKEQFWDPIAGFGVTFRTMFRKVVTEQYPFEKLPTAPRFHGRHQLNRWPDGLEKCVGCELCAWACPADAIYVEGASNSDEPGAEEGSGRFSPGERYGRVYQINYLRCILCGLCIEACPTRALTMTNEYELADSTRESLIYEKSDLLAPLLPGMEQPPHAMLLGDDETDYYRGQYAAPAPGTTGEGAQ; from the coding sequence ATGGCAGAGTCCCCCGGCGCCAAGAGCATGAAGGAGCAGTTCTGGGACCCCATCGCGGGTTTCGGGGTCACGTTCCGCACCATGTTCCGCAAGGTCGTCACCGAGCAGTACCCCTTCGAGAAGCTGCCCACCGCGCCGCGCTTCCACGGCCGTCACCAGCTCAACCGCTGGCCCGACGGGCTGGAGAAGTGCGTCGGGTGCGAGCTGTGCGCCTGGGCGTGCCCCGCCGACGCGATCTACGTCGAGGGCGCCTCGAACAGCGACGAGCCGGGTGCCGAGGAGGGTTCGGGCCGGTTCAGCCCCGGTGAGCGGTACGGCCGCGTCTACCAGATCAACTACCTGCGCTGCATCCTGTGCGGGCTGTGCATCGAGGCGTGCCCGACCCGGGCGCTGACGATGACCAACGAGTACGAGCTGGCCGACTCCACCCGCGAGTCGCTGATCTACGAGAAGTCCGACCTGCTCGCGCCGCTGCTGCCGGGCATGGAGCAGCCGCCGCACGCGATGCTGCTGGGTGACGACGAGACCGACTACTACCGCGGCCAGTACGCCGCGCCGGCGCCGGGCACCACCGGGGAGGGCGCCCAGTGA